The genomic segment AATTGGTgtgaatggacactgtgtaatgcttcatttttcctgtgggggcgctgcagggaaatttaATGCTTACTGCTGGGTTTCCTCACAGATCCCAGCTGATTATTTCGGATCCCAGCAGGGGGGACAGTTTTTGATTAGCTTATTATTTGTTACGAGTCCCTTCTAATAAGTAGGGGTAGCTCAAAGTGGCCACCAGTGGTAGTCACCCTTTAGATTTTGGGTTACTTTACTAGACCTGTAATGGAGGATCATGCCCATACAGTTGCCTTTGCTTCCTCTTGGCCGTATCCCAGAATCCCtgcccccctcctgtcacctgtctggggTGGAACGACAAGTTAAGGTTGGTGAACCGGCAGGACGAGGAAATCGGTTCAGAACAGGAGCAGCCAGAATGACTTTACTCCTGGATAACCCTCATCATCCATAAATCTCACTTCATGCTAGGACCACACATGGACCCCCACGGTCTAAGTCCTGGGCGTGCTCTCATAAGTCGCCATCAGCGTCAGTTCATCAGTGACAGTGTGACCGCCACCCCTGCATTTTTATGATATCGCTAGCTATAATTAGCCAACTacgcacagatgtagcagagctgaggttgCACTTAAATACATTTATCTTCCGATTTCTGTCCACATCTCGGTGATCACTTAGATGGGGCAGAGCTGCATTACTAGACACGGTCTATGGACAAGGGGGGCGCTGTTTCTCCCCTTAGGATTCACCACACTATCGTCTGACCACCAGTAGTGTCCGATGCAGCAGGCTCCTCGGACCTGGCTGGCGGCTCGTTCATCTCTCCGGGGTGACGATGACACGGAGCTGACACTTCCTGTGACGTTTGTAGGGATTTGGTGTGAATTTGAGCCTAGGTGAAAATCGACGCAGTTTGTCCGGTTCTCAGAATCTCCGAGCCTCACATATCCGCAGTCCACAGGAGTTCGGCAGCAAAAGTCTGGACTGTCACCCAGCTTTGGCAAATCTGCCTTCTTATGTAATGCTTGGAGCATGCTGGAACTTGTAGTACTATGCGTTTTCTTCTCTGCAGCCTCAGGTCACAATATATGTCAGGACATCATGATGGGTCAGTGGCAGAGTCCAGGAGGACAATAGGAGTCCCTGACGCTGGATCCTCGGGATCTGTAGGCAACATTTTATGTAAAGGGTCTCGGCAGTGGAGGGGTTAAATCATCCCTCAAAAGGTGTAGGCACCAAGGCTGGGTGGACACCACATCTGCACCCCGATGGGATGGATCCAAATGTACACTGTGCAAATGTATGGCCACATGATCAGACATGTCTGACACTacagaggagcacagccctgcaaCATGTATGCAGGAATCAGGCTGCCCCATAGAAGCCTGTGGAAACCGCAGGGGCTGCAATGTGTGCGACAAgacatttaaaagaagaaaaactaccacaagaggacacagttttaaattagaggggcaaaggtgtaaaagtaatatcaggaagtattactttactgagagagtagtggatgcatggaatagccttcctgcagaagtggtagctgcaaatacagtgaaggagtttaagcatgcatggataggcataaggccatccttcatataagatagggccaggggctatccatagtattcagtatattgggcagactagatgggccaaatggttcttatctgccgacacattctatgtttctaagagcCGGGGGTGACATGTCTGAGAGGCTGCGCTGGAAGAGCGAGAGCAAAACAGCGAATGCATCAGGTGCAGAAAGGAGGGACGGAGACAGAAACACATGGCGATgcaaagagagagagaaggataCAGTGAGAGGGAAGAAGAAGAGAAAGATACAAtgagagagaagaagaagagaaggATACAGTGAGAggggagaagaagagaaagagagagagggaagAAGAAGAGAAAGATACAGTGAGAGGGAAGAAGAAGAGAAGGATACAGTGAGAGGAAAgaagaagagaaagagagagagggaagaagaagaagagaaagATACAATgagagagaagaagaagaagagacagAATGAGAGGGAAGAAGAGAAGAATAGAGtgagagagaagaagaagagaagaaaGATACAAtgagagagaagaagagaagaatACAGTGAGAGGGAAGAAGAAGAGAAGAAAGATACAATGAGAGAGAAGAATACAGTGAGAGGGAAGAAGAAGAGAAGAAAGATAGAATGAAAGGGAAGAAGAGAAGAATACAGtgagagagaagaagaagagaaagATACAATGAgagggaagaagaagaagagaaagATAGAGTGAGAGGGAAGAAGAAGAAAAGAATACAGtgagagagaagaagaagagaaagataaagtgagagggaagaagaagaagagaagaaTACAGtgaaagagaagaagaagagaagaaaGATACAATGAGAGGGAAGAAGCAGAGAAAAGGgaaggggacatttatcaatctgCTACGCTAGTTTTGTGGCACAAAAATGTTGGAAGTGATGCCCGCATGCGACATTTTGTGATTTGTTTtgcaaatttttgtgaaattttgcGACTCTTGATGAACTTCATCACTTTCAAAACTGGAGAGAACTGTTGGTCGGGATTACAGATTACAACACTTTTATGTCTTATTTATGATGTGCAACCCCAGGGCGGACTTTCAGTGACAGCGGGGAAACCACACCACACCTGCACCAAATTTAATAAAACCGAGCGCCATCCTCAGAAATTTGGCGTAGGTGCGCAAAGCAGCTCCAGTCTAAATAATAGCCTCAAACACACCTACAATGATAATCCCCCCCCACAATGTAAAGTAAGAGGAGAAGACCTGCAGATACAATGTGAGGAAAGAAGAACAGAAGAATGTGAGAGAATCGGCGTGTCGCCATGATACAGAATAAGGGATAAAGTAGAAGGTAACTACTGCTGGGGGCACATGGGGCTGGCACTCACCACAAGAGGGATGGAGCAGATGAGAACCACCACTGAGGTTCCTATGAGAATGATAACCATCTGGATCTCAGCCCCGGCCATTCTCCTGAAGCTCCTCCGTCTCCTGATATCTGTGATCCGGTTATCGGTCCCCAGGGAAGTCCTGCGCACGAACTGCCGGTGCATGCGGATGAGCGCCACGCACACCAGCACATTGCACAGCACGGTGACCATGATCAAGAAGGAGCTGAAACCGGCGTACATGTCACGAGTAGGCAGCAATGGGTGGCCACGTTGGTCCTCCAGTCTATGAAGCACCAGGTGTTGGGGTACTGGAAGGTGGACTTCCCCCAGTCCCATGCTGGGCAGGGCGCAGAGATGACATTGGATACATAGATGGCACACAGGGTGAGTCCCGCCAGCTTCTTGTCCACATAATGGTTGTAGAAGTAGGCAATGGTTGATGGCAAGATACCTCTCAATGGACATGGCACAGATGATGCTGAGACCTGATAGTCCAAAGAAGAGCAGGATGAAGGAGCCATACTCACACAGGGCTTCGCCGCCGGGCCACCGGTTCTGTATATAGGTAATAATGGTCACTGGGCTCACCAAGCAGGTGCCAAGCAGATCAGTCAGTGCCAGTCCACAGACCAGGGTATAGAAAGTGGTCTCCTTCTGCTCCTTGCGGGATTTGCACAGGACAATGATGGCAATCAGGTTCCCCACCACCCCAAATATGAACATGACCGCTGGGATGGTGGGGGGGTATGCTGCCAGTGGGGCTGCCCGAGGTACCCAGCACAGTGGCATTTGGAGCATCTATGGTTATGTTCTCCTCTGTGTACATGGTGTCACTTTGTAAGGTTAGATCCAGCAGAGGGGCATCATCAAGACAGCTCCAAAGGGTCTTCAGGGGGCACAGGACAGGTGCCAGCGGGTCTTATTCCAATAATGCAATAGTTGTGAGTAAAGGAGAAGTCAGTGCCAGGGGGTGAGGTGCTGGGGGTGGCTTCTCAGCCTGGTAGTCCAGCTCTGGTGGGTGGCATTGTATCCAGCAGGGTGTCAGCCTGGCATGCTCTCTCCTCATGGAGCGCACACTTCTGAGCCTCTGCTCTAAGTTTCCTCTGGTGAAGTTACTCAAGAGGGGTGAGGTCTGTGCTCTCCTCCCCTGCCTTGTCTGATTGGTAGCACtgatgatggggggagtagtTGGGAGCAGGCGGGTGCTGCTGCTGTCACTTGTAATGTGAACTGCTGCAGACATGACCTCTCCCCTTTTATCTCCTTCAGTGATGATCTGGTGGTCACCAGGGTCTCCTCATGACCACCTGAGCTCTGCTATTCTCTGGGTGCAATCACCCAGCTCTTCCAGGTTCCTGAGAGTTTCTTCTAGTTGTGTTGCTTCTAACAGTGCACCATGATCAGAAATCAAGTGAAGCTGGGTGGTCACTTCTGtaagggttgtcacccagcttttccaggctCCTGGAAGGTCTATCTGTCTAATTTAGATGTGTTGTTTTCTCATTTCACTGTGGGTTGTCAGgagtctaggaaagctgggtggtcaccTCTgtcttggttgtcacccagcttttccaggctCCTGGAAGGTCTATCTGTCTAGTTTAGATGTGTTGTTTCTCCCAGTTCACTGTGGGTTATCAGGaatgtaggaaagctgggtggtcactTCTGtaagggttgtcacccagcttttccagaaccAGATGATTCTTTGATTTAGGGGTCGGGCAGGAATCATGTGACCCCTCATTAGTTCGGGGGCCGGGGGTGACATAACCCACTCTGCTGATTCTTGTGTGAACAAGTGCAGGGAAGTAGAAAAAGCAGAAGAAATCTGACCACAAATCTGGGATGAAAGTGATTGTGTCATTGTCCGAGCAGCAGATATATATGACACTGagatgcagatgtagcagagctgggtttgtcatGAGGCCAATGTGTCATGTGCTATCTATAGACTGCGCAAAAAAAAGCATAAACagactcggctctgctacatcggcACAGGAAATGTATTATCAGCTTTATGCATGAACGCTTACAAATTAGCACAGTGttccagctgttgcaagactacaactcccagcatgcaggcAGATGGAAGCTGCAGGTTAACCCATTCTGCAGATAGCTTGCACATTGGTCCCTGTACCCCTGGGGCCTCACAATCTAATTACCTTATCTCTGCAGCCAGTGCCATAGAAAGCCAGCTTATCTCCTCGTGAGCTTAGTGTGTGGGAGGTGACACACGAAGAACATCTAAGCCTCGTGCAatagtgacaaccaatatggccgccctGTATGGAATAGTATCGGCACCGTCTTGCTCCGGTGGACCCAGGTTGTCCATGTATTAAGTAGTCGATTCTCATAAAACTTActttcaatactgtacagagcgagatgtttcatccgaagtcgattcgctcatccctaattacaaggATGCAATaccgtaagggctcattcagacggccgtatgctgtccgcaaaaatgcggatccgtttttttgcggattagatgctgtcctattcacttctgtgggaccattttcttccattgcacggctcagccaaaaaattaaacatgtcctatacttgtcagtgaaaatcagagcatggccctattgaagtctatggatcagcaaaagaacggaatgcaatccgttttttttttgcgtacatgctgaactgtccgcatccgcatttttgcagacagcatatacggccgtctgaatgagccctaaggaaaTCATCCCCTGGCAAAGTCATTGTACGACAGGGGTCCTGAAAACCAGCGGCTctcgcattaaaggggttgtcagcgatgatataacccctttaaggaaatgcaGAAGGCATAAATACCCGAAGAATTAAACTGCATGTTCCCTAAAAATCTGCAGTCCTTGCAAAATTGACAAACTCAGCACTGCTGCATCAGCAGGAAGTTTCATCTGCCAAGGGTAGGGCTGAAGCATTGTGTGACGGAGGCACCCAGGGGTGTCATTTCTAGGGTTTGATAGGCACCAAACTAATAGACTTCCCTGAGGCCGGCCTCCGTTGACACAGGCGAGAGCGACGTGACGCCACCGTGTGTGTCATGTTCACCGTCAGAGCGCACGGGGTTGGAAACCAGTAGACATGACATAAATCACTGGGATGTACGGGATTAGCTTTAGGAGGCTCCAGGGTTTATATACTGTGTGCAGCGGAGGTAGGATATATCATATCACATCCCTAATGAGATGAGGAGGCAGGATATTCCCTCCAGGAAATCTGAAAAGCCCAGGAAAATCCTTGAATttacctttttaaaaaaatgtattcaacCAGTTTCTAGCTTTATCCTTCTCtgcaaaagctgggtgacaactggcAGGACCGTTATTTCAGCCTCCAGGGTTGTCAGGTATGGTGGCTCAGATGAATTCATCAATGAAAAtgaggtgcaataccagaaataACCACGGAGACGAGTGGGCGCTGTTTCTGGTCATTAGGCTTGATTGATGTTGGTGGTAGTAGTTCAATCTATGGAGTATGTTTGTTTATCATCATGGACGTCTGGCATGAAGGGCAGATGCAGATGTGCAGCAGGAAACTATGTTTCCTTCCTTTATGAATCTAGATTTGTGCAAAAAAAGCAAGATATATGAAAAGTGTGGGGTGAAGCTTATGTGGCACCCTCACTTGGCATGCCTACATCAGCGGTTATATAGAGGAAACATAAAGCGAAGCTTCCTGTCAGTTTAAAGTCCACATTTCTGTGCTGATTCATCTATTACTATATCTTTATAGCGATTGGAGCTTTATTTGCACAGATATAGTTATATAATAACATCTGATACCTGCAATCACTGCTAGAGGGAGCtcgggagattactgcatacagatatatacagccaccactagagggagctctggagattactatatatatatatatatatatatatatatatatatatatatatatataaaaccaccactagagggagctcaggagcttactgcatacagatatatacagacactactagagggagctcaggagattactacatacaggtatatacagccaccactaaggggagctcaggagattactgcatacagatatatacagccaccactagagggagctcaggagattactacatacagatatatacagccaccactacagggCGCTcaagagattactgcatacagatatatacagccagtagagggagctcaggagattactgcatacagatatatacagccaccactaaggggagctcaggagattactgcatacagatatatacagccaccactatagggagctcaaaagcttactgcatacagatatatactgtcaccactagagggagcttaggatattactacatacagatatatacagccatcccTAGAAGGAGCTcatgagattactacatacagatatatacagccaccactagagggcgctcaggagattactgcatacagatatatacagccaccactagggggagctcaggagattactacatacagatatatacagccaccactagagggagctcaaaagCTTACTGCAAACAGATATATactgtcaccactagagggagcttaggatattactacatacagatatatacagccatccctagaaggagctcagaagattactacatacagatatatacagccatcactagagggagctcaaaagcttactgcatacagatatatactgtcaccactagagggagctcaggaaattactacatacacatatatacagccatGATTAGAGGGAGGTcagaagattactgcatacatacatatatatacagccaccactagggggagctcagggagttactgcacacagatatatacacagtcaccactagagggagctgtagagagtactgcatacagataaatacagccaccactagagggagctcaggagattactgaatACAGATATGTCCAGCAGGTAGAGTGAGCTCTggagattactgtatatatatatatatatacactcacctaaagaattattaggaacaccatactaatatgccttcagaactgccttaattctacgtggcattgattcaacaaggtgctgatagcattctttagaaatgttggcccatattgataggatagcatcttgcagttgatggagatttgagggatgcacatccagggcacgaagctcccgttccaccacatcccaaagatgctctattgggttgagatctggtgactgtggggccattttagtacagtgaactcattgtcctgttcaagaaaccaatttgaaatgattcgagctttgtgacatggtgcattatcctactggaagtagccatcagaggatgggtacatgttctcattctgtttacgccaaattcggactctaccatttgaatgtctcaacagatatcgagactcatcagaccaggcaagatttttccattcttcaacaatccaattttggtgagctcgtgcaaattgtagcctctttttcatatttgtagtggagatgagtggtacccggtggggtcttctgctgttgtagcccatccgcctcaaggttgtgcgtgttgtggcttcacaaatgctttgctgcatacctcggttgtaacgagtggttatttcagtcaacgttgctcttctatcagcttgaatcagtcggcccattctcctctgacctctagcatccacaaggcatttttgcccacaggactgccgcatactggatgtttttcccttttcacaccattctttgtaaaccctagaaatggttgtgcgtgaaaatcccagtaactgagcagattgtgaaatactcagaccggccccgtctggcaccaacaaccatgccacgctcaaaattgcttaaatcacctttctttcccattctgacattcagtttggagttcaggagattgtcttgaccaggaccacccccctaaatgcattgaagcaactgccatgtgattggttgactagataattgcattaatgagaaatagaacaggtgttcctaataattctttaggtgagtgtgtgtatatatatatatatatatatataaaaccaccactagagggagctcaggagattactgcatacagatatatacagacactactagaggaagctcaagagattattgcatacagatatatacagccaccactagagggagctcatgagattactgcatacagatatatatacagccaccagtagagggagcacatgagattactgcatacatatatatatacagccaccagtagagggagcacaggagattactgcatacagatatatacagccaccagtagagggagcacaggagattattgcatacagatatatacagcctccactagagggagctcaggagattactgcatacagatatatatacagccaccagtagagggagcacAGGAGATTACTGCGTACAGATttataaagccaccactagagggagctcaaaagcttactgcatacagatatatactgtcaccactagagggagctcaggatattactacatacagatatatacagccatccctagaaggagctcaggagattgctacatacagatatatacagccaccactagagggggcgctgaggagattactgcatacagatatattcagccaccactaaggggagctcaggagattactgcatacagatatatacagccaccactagagggagctcaaaagcttactgcatacagatatataccgtCATTACTAGAAGGAGCTCAAGAA from the Bufo bufo chromosome 2, aBufBuf1.1, whole genome shotgun sequence genome contains:
- the PTGER4 gene encoding LOW QUALITY PROTEIN: prostaglandin E2 receptor EP4 subtype (The sequence of the model RefSeq protein was modified relative to this genomic sequence to represent the inferred CDS: deleted 4 bases in 3 codons), coding for MYTEENITIDAPNATVLGTSGSPTGSIPPTIPAVMFIFGVVGNLIAIIVLCKSRKEQKETTFYTLVCGLALTDLLGTCLVSPVTIITYIQNRWPGGEALCEYGSFILLFFGLSGLSIICAMSIERYLAINHAYFYNHYVDKKLAGLTLCAIYVSNVISAPCPAWDWGKSTFQYPNTWCFIDWRTNVATHCCLLVMYAGFSSFLIMVTVLCNVLVCVALIRMHRQFVRRTSLGTDNRITDIRRRRSFRRMAGAEIQMVIILIGTSVVVLICSIPLVVRVFVNQLYRPPVETDIASNLDLRAIRIASVNPILDPWIYILLRKTVLSKVIEKIKCLFCRIGSGRRPHSASSFNCTEGRRASSVMSSHSPSFVSRELREVSSTSQTLLYPLELSDGSFRSSTVLPGAMTAINLPGAPDRTLRGSDQSVSSQGPDSEQVLLVNETQPPQVTQNGNSSKGNPLHVTFPDDALNVSEKCI